The Impatiens glandulifera chromosome 8, dImpGla2.1, whole genome shotgun sequence genome includes a window with the following:
- the LOC124912671 gene encoding F-box protein SKIP19-like, with translation MAQRYQAVSRALPSESDSEASTSETITFEKEVGETRNSLEGLPRDVMVAILQKVGVFDILENVQHVCESWHEICQDPALWRSIDMSDIIDYYTSDDQTFEIIKQAIDRSCGQLIDISLEHDCNDDILKYITDRKNQVRRLKLVTSWNITNYGLSEAAKMMPSMEELHLHFGSITEVGLENVGRSCPGLKSLTHNQNIPVDDPNSVALAISRTMSQLRHLNLIGNYMTNTGLQAILDACPHLESLDLRLCNYVDLSGELGKKCSSIKTFRHPNEFVGENEGRRFFFDSDIDDRY, from the exons ATGGCTCAAAGG TACCAGGCCGTCAGTAGAGCTCTTCCATCGGAGTCTGATAGTGAAGCATCAACCA GTGAAACTATCACATTTGAAAAAGAAGTTGGCGAGACTCGGAACTCGCTGGAAGGACTGCCACGCGATGTCATGGTGGCGATACTACAAAAGGTTGGGGTCTTTGATATACTGGAGAATGTTCAGCATGTGTGTGAGTCATGGCATGAAATCTGCCAAGACCCTGCATTGTGGCGGTCCATTGACATGTCCGACATCATCGATTACTATACTTCAGATGATCAGACGTTCGAGATAATCAAGCAAGCAATTGATCGAAGTTGTGGCCAGTTGATCGATATCAGCCTGGAGCATGACTGCAATGACGATATCCTCAAATACATTACTGACAG GAAAAATCAGGTGAGACGTCTTAAACTTGTTACTAGCTGGAACATTACAAATTACGGATTAAGTGAAGCTGCTAAAATGATGCCATCCATGGAAGAACTCCATCTTCATTTTGGAAGCATCACAGAAGTAGGTCTTGAAAATGTTGGGCGCAGCTGCCCCGGTCTGAAATCACTCACACATAATCAAAATATACCAGTGGATGATCCAAATTCCGTAGCACTTGCTATCTCAAGAACTATGTCTCAGTTGCGTCACCTGAACCTTATTGGGAATTACATGACTAACACAGGCCTGCAAGCCATTCTAGATGCTTGCCCTCATCTTGAATCACTTGATCTTAGGCTGTGTAATTATGTTGACCTGTCTGGTGAGTTGGGTAAAAAATGTTCTTCTATAAAGACATTCCGCCACCCCAATGAGTTTGTTGGTGAAAATGAGGGACGTAGATTCTTCTTCGATTCCGATATTGATGATAGATATTGA
- the LOC124911478 gene encoding uncharacterized protein LOC124911478, producing the protein MARIDSAKIKWFTFITVILIPAISDLSYAQPQEDGLVINGDFETVPTGGFARDGVLPDGPISIPGWKLTGTVELVESGEKQGGMILIVPQGLHAVRLGNDAEISQDVKVEKGALYSITFSAARTCAQLESLNVSVPPASVTIDLQTLYNIQGWDAYASAFQAEEDNVQVVFKNPGMEDDPTCGPIIDDIAIKKLFTPDKPKDNAVLNGDFEEGPWMFRNESLGVLLPTNLDEQTSSLPGWIVESNRAVRYIDSYHYSVPQGKRAIELLSGKEGIISQMVETSPNKEYRLSFAVGHAGDSCKQPLAIMAFAGDQAQNVHYTPNANSTFQIESVNFTAKAERTRVAFYSIYYNTRSDDMSSLCGPVIDDVRVVLSRSVVSNEVGRVVVMVCLCLLLVVLG; encoded by the exons ATGGCTAGAATCGACTCTGCCAAGATCAAATGGTTCACATTTATTACTGTAATTCTCATACCTGCCATTTCTGATCTATCCTATGCTCAACCACAAGAAGACG GTCTTGTAATCAATGGTGACTTTGAAACTGTTCCAACAGGAGGTTTTGCAAGAGATGGTGTATTACCCGATGGTCCAATTTCAATACCCGGTTGGAAATTAACCGGCACGGTTGAGCTAGTTGAATCCGGGGAGAAACAGGGTGGAATGATCTTGATAGTTCCTCAGGGTCTTCATGCAGTTAGGTTAGGTAACGATGCTGAAATTAGTCAGGATGTGAAGGTGGAGAAAGGTGCTCTTTATTCCATCACTTTTAGTGCAGCCCGAACCTGTGCCCAGCTTGAATCGTTGAATGTTTCGGTTCCACCAGCTTCGGTTACCATTGATTTGCAAACCCTTTATAATATTCAGGGTTGGGATGCTTATGCCTCAGCTTTTCAAGCTGAGGAAGACAATGTGCAGGTTGTGTTTAAAAACCCGGGAATGGAGGATGACCCGACTTGTGGCCCGATCATTGATGATATCGCCATTAAAAAACTCTTCACACCCGACAAACCTAAAG ATAATGCTGTTCTTAACGGGGACTTTGAAGAAGGTCCATGGATGTTTAGAAATGAGTCACTTGGTGTTCTCCTACCAACAAACCTAGATGAACAAACCTCGTCTCTGCCCGGTTGGATTGTGGAATCGAACAGGGCAGTTCGATACATAGACTCTTATCATTACTCGGTTCCTCAAGGGAAACGGGCAATTGAGTTACTATCGGGTAAAGAAGGGATAATATCTCAAATGGTGGAGACTAGTCCTAACAAAGAGTATAGGCTTTCGTTTGCTGTGGGACATGCCGGGGACTCGTGTAAACAACCGCTTGCGATCATGGCCTTTGCGGGTGATCAGGCTCAGAATGTTCATTACACACCAAATGCCAATTCTACATTCCAAATTGAGTCCGTTAACTTTACGGCTAAGGCGGAGAGAACACGGGTGGCGTTCTATAGTATTTATTATAACACGAGGAGCGACGATATGAGCTCGTTGTGTGGGCCGGTGATTGACGATGTTAGGGTTGTGTTGTCGAGATCGGTTGTTTCGAATGAAGTTGGAAGGGTAGTTGTTATGGTATGTTTATGTCTTTTGTTGGTGGTGTTGGGTTAA